The proteins below are encoded in one region of Aeromonas veronii:
- the pykF gene encoding pyruvate kinase PykF — protein MKKTKIVCTIGPKTESKAMLGKMLDAGMNVMRLNFSHGDYEEHGTRISNLREVMAETGKHAAILLDTKGPEIRTMKLEGGNDVSLVAGQTFTFTTDQTVVGNKDKVAVTYAGFANDLRVGNRILVDDGLIGLDVIEITEREVICKVLNNGDLGENKGVNLPGVSIKLPALAEKDKRDLVFGCEQGVDFVAASFIRKKEDVLEIREHLKAHGGENIQIISKIENQEGLDNFDDILAVSDGIMVARGDMGVEIPVEEVIFAQKMIITKCNKARKVVITATQMLDSMIKNPRPTRAEAGDVANAILDGTDAVMLSGESAKGKYPLEAVTIMATICERTDAVMPSNLSAANDSNKLRITEAVCKGAVETSEKLDAPLIVVATEGGKSAKAIRKYFPKAWILAITTNKKTAAQLVLTKGVVAHVVDSIASTDDFYRIGKEAALASGMGLKGDVVVMVSGALVPSGTTNTASVHVL, from the coding sequence ATGAAAAAGACCAAAATCGTCTGCACCATCGGTCCCAAGACCGAATCCAAAGCAATGCTCGGCAAGATGCTCGACGCCGGCATGAACGTCATGCGCCTGAACTTCTCTCACGGTGATTACGAAGAGCACGGCACCCGTATCAGCAACCTGCGTGAAGTGATGGCCGAGACCGGCAAGCACGCAGCCATCCTGCTCGATACCAAGGGTCCGGAAATCCGTACCATGAAACTGGAAGGTGGCAACGATGTGTCTCTGGTCGCTGGCCAGACCTTCACCTTCACTACCGACCAGACCGTAGTGGGCAACAAGGACAAGGTCGCCGTGACCTACGCCGGCTTCGCCAACGACCTGCGCGTCGGCAACCGCATCCTGGTTGACGATGGCCTGATCGGTCTGGACGTCATCGAGATCACCGAACGCGAAGTCATCTGCAAGGTGCTGAACAATGGTGACCTGGGTGAGAACAAGGGTGTCAACCTGCCGGGCGTCTCCATCAAGCTGCCGGCCCTGGCCGAGAAAGATAAGCGTGACCTCGTCTTCGGTTGCGAGCAAGGTGTTGATTTCGTTGCTGCCTCCTTCATTCGCAAGAAAGAAGACGTGCTGGAAATCCGTGAGCACCTGAAGGCCCACGGTGGCGAGAACATCCAGATCATCTCCAAGATCGAAAACCAGGAAGGCCTGGACAACTTCGACGACATCCTGGCTGTCTCCGACGGCATCATGGTCGCCCGCGGCGACATGGGTGTGGAAATCCCGGTAGAAGAGGTGATCTTCGCCCAGAAGATGATCATCACCAAGTGCAACAAGGCGCGCAAAGTGGTCATCACCGCGACCCAGATGCTGGATTCCATGATCAAGAACCCGCGTCCGACCCGCGCCGAAGCTGGCGACGTGGCCAACGCCATCCTGGATGGTACCGATGCGGTCATGCTGTCCGGCGAATCTGCCAAGGGCAAGTACCCGCTGGAAGCCGTGACCATCATGGCCACCATCTGCGAGCGCACCGACGCCGTGATGCCGTCCAACCTGTCTGCTGCCAATGACAGCAACAAGCTGCGCATCACCGAAGCCGTCTGCAAGGGCGCCGTCGAGACCTCCGAGAAGCTGGATGCCCCGCTGATCGTGGTTGCCACCGAAGGCGGCAAGTCTGCCAAGGCCATTCGCAAGTACTTCCCGAAAGCCTGGATCCTGGCCATCACCACCAACAAGAAGACCGCCGCCCAACTGGTACTGACCAAGGGCGTGGTGGCTCACGTGGTTGACAGCATCGCCTCCACCGACGATTTCTATCGCATCGGCAAGGAAGCGGCACTGGCCAGCGGCATGGGCCTGAAGGGCGACGTCGTCGTCATGGTCTCCGGTGCCCTGGTACCGAGCGGTACGACCAACACCGCCTCCGTTCACGTACTGTAA
- the mscK gene encoding mechanosensitive channel MscK: MPSTQFRRVSAALLPLLWLFISLCAPQALAQDVPQRATVQRSLDALGKSEALTVSQQADQKFLTDTLGLLDSIDKEQAKAKAQTLRVRSLPADLKEIGAKLDTLGQSKSPEQLKSEYAAMSLTELENRQAEIMVNLQEAQEALGTIGSQITSLQTLPERAQANMSRAYQRSQEIRSRLNSGDSISSAEKMKLNTESALLDLQLVNLQKELDNRTSMQDLVVKQRDYQSARLAYEEQRLQALQEQISAKRLGDTEKTAEQTGELVTTADNPLVQKEQEINQQLSQQLVSATANLNTLVQKNLQAKSWLERGTQTERNLNEQVQMLKGNLLLSRILYQLYQQLEAAPSSLVKNLEEQIADLHLAQFELSQQRDQLFQKNLYLDNLIAGSSEPVSEEDKATLAKLIDTRVSLLDQLNRQLDSQLTNAISLQLTQQQLTRVYASVEFTLQQHIFWVSSNKPVDGKWLLSWPAQAFKQASDWVIKPEVNKWGEMLLPLSLLALPLLLVGGLLLWKRPAIVERQQRIAKDLGRFRQDSQWHTPRALLYTVLQRLPGTLFILAAGLMLTYCGLLSPKLIFQITLNLALGYLVFSVYLSVMRPGGIGESHFRMPRAELQAKRNSMRYLWIPLLPLIMLSTKAVVEPSSLGNDVIGQALTLVLLGLTAYLVLPISRASIKGEASMAQIMKAIALALAPVALIVLVVLGYYYTALKLTGRLIESFYLIIIWGLLYRTALRGLELAARRLAYRRAVAKREHKSSEDAEGGEAIEEQPMDLEDVSQQSLRLTRIMLLLVFGVAFYWLWSDLVAVFTYLDSVVLWHKSEGTGANAVLFPISLSDVLTGLFLFGAALSLARNLPGLLEVLVLSKLRLAQGSAYAITTMLNYVLIGVGSLTALAMLGVQWEKLQWLAAGLSVGIGFGMQQIVSNFISGIIILFERPVRIGDTVTIGTISGTVNKIRIRSTTLTDFDRKEVIIPNQQLMIERLVNWSLSDTVTRVIARVGVAYGSDLELTRKLLMQAAMENSRVLKDPAPIVYFLTFGASTLDHELRFFVSELGDRNPAIDELNRRIDVLFREHGIDIAFNQMDVHIKNEQGEEQKVESRKSLPPAPNRSSDPS, translated from the coding sequence ATGCCCTCAACACAGTTCAGACGAGTCTCGGCCGCCTTGTTGCCGCTGCTCTGGTTATTCATCAGCCTCTGCGCCCCGCAAGCCCTGGCGCAGGACGTGCCGCAACGGGCCACGGTCCAGCGCTCCCTCGATGCCCTCGGCAAGTCGGAGGCCCTTACCGTCAGCCAGCAGGCGGATCAGAAATTCCTGACCGATACCCTGGGTCTGCTCGACAGCATCGACAAGGAGCAGGCCAAAGCCAAGGCCCAGACCCTGCGTGTGCGCTCGCTCCCCGCCGATTTGAAAGAGATTGGCGCCAAGCTCGATACCCTCGGCCAGAGCAAGAGCCCTGAGCAGCTCAAGAGCGAATATGCCGCCATGAGCCTGACGGAGCTGGAGAATCGCCAGGCCGAGATCATGGTCAATCTGCAGGAGGCCCAGGAGGCGCTCGGCACCATCGGCAGCCAGATCACCAGCTTGCAAACCCTGCCGGAACGCGCCCAGGCCAACATGAGCCGGGCCTATCAGCGCAGCCAGGAGATCCGCAGCCGACTGAACTCGGGCGACAGCATCAGCAGCGCCGAGAAGATGAAACTCAACACCGAGTCGGCCCTGCTGGATCTGCAACTGGTCAACCTGCAAAAGGAGCTGGATAACCGCACCAGCATGCAGGATCTGGTGGTCAAGCAACGAGACTATCAAAGCGCCCGTCTCGCCTACGAGGAACAGCGACTGCAGGCCCTGCAGGAGCAGATCAGCGCCAAACGCCTCGGCGACACCGAGAAGACCGCCGAGCAGACCGGTGAGCTGGTGACCACGGCTGACAATCCCCTGGTACAAAAAGAGCAGGAGATAAACCAGCAGCTCAGCCAACAGCTCGTGAGCGCCACCGCCAATCTCAACACCCTGGTGCAGAAGAACCTGCAGGCCAAGAGCTGGCTGGAACGCGGCACCCAGACCGAGCGCAACCTGAACGAACAGGTGCAGATGCTCAAGGGCAACCTGCTGCTCTCACGCATTCTCTACCAGCTCTATCAGCAGTTGGAGGCGGCCCCCTCCTCGCTGGTGAAGAACCTGGAGGAGCAGATCGCCGACTTGCATCTGGCCCAGTTCGAACTGAGCCAGCAGCGTGATCAGCTGTTCCAGAAGAATCTGTATCTGGACAACCTCATCGCCGGCAGCAGCGAGCCGGTCAGTGAAGAAGACAAGGCGACCCTTGCCAAGCTCATCGATACCCGCGTCAGCCTGCTCGATCAGCTGAACCGCCAGCTCGACAGCCAGCTGACCAACGCCATCAGCCTGCAGCTGACCCAACAGCAGCTGACCCGGGTCTATGCCTCGGTCGAATTCACCCTGCAACAGCACATCTTCTGGGTCAGCAGCAACAAACCCGTCGATGGCAAGTGGCTGCTCAGCTGGCCTGCCCAGGCCTTCAAGCAGGCGTCCGACTGGGTGATCAAGCCGGAGGTGAACAAGTGGGGCGAGATGCTGCTGCCCCTCTCCCTGCTCGCCCTGCCGCTGTTGCTGGTCGGGGGGTTGCTGCTGTGGAAACGGCCAGCCATCGTCGAGCGCCAGCAGAGAATTGCCAAGGATCTCGGCCGCTTCCGTCAGGACAGCCAGTGGCATACTCCGCGTGCCCTGCTCTACACCGTGTTGCAGCGCCTGCCCGGCACCCTGTTTATCCTGGCCGCCGGTCTGATGCTCACCTATTGCGGTCTGCTGAGCCCCAAACTCATCTTCCAGATCACCCTGAACCTGGCGCTCGGCTACCTGGTCTTCAGCGTCTATCTGTCGGTGATGCGGCCGGGGGGCATCGGTGAATCCCACTTCCGCATGCCACGGGCCGAGTTGCAGGCCAAGCGCAACAGCATGCGCTACCTGTGGATCCCCCTGTTGCCGCTGATCATGCTGTCAACCAAGGCTGTGGTAGAACCTTCCTCTCTTGGCAATGACGTCATCGGTCAGGCCCTGACCCTGGTCCTGCTCGGTCTCACCGCCTATCTGGTGCTGCCCATCTCCCGCGCCAGCATCAAGGGCGAGGCCAGCATGGCGCAGATCATGAAGGCGATCGCCCTGGCACTGGCACCGGTGGCGCTCATCGTGCTCGTCGTCCTTGGCTACTACTACACGGCCCTGAAGCTCACCGGCCGATTGATCGAGTCCTTCTACCTCATCATCATCTGGGGTCTGCTCTATCGCACCGCCCTGCGGGGCCTGGAGCTGGCGGCCCGCCGTCTGGCCTACCGCCGCGCCGTTGCCAAGCGTGAGCACAAATCCTCCGAAGATGCGGAAGGGGGGGAAGCCATCGAAGAGCAACCCATGGATCTGGAGGATGTCAGCCAGCAGTCCCTGCGCCTGACCCGGATCATGCTGCTGCTGGTGTTCGGCGTCGCCTTCTACTGGCTCTGGTCCGATCTGGTGGCGGTCTTCACCTATCTGGACAGCGTGGTGCTCTGGCACAAGAGTGAGGGCACCGGCGCCAATGCCGTGCTCTTCCCCATCAGCCTGAGTGACGTGCTGACCGGCCTCTTCCTGTTCGGGGCCGCCTTGTCCCTGGCGCGCAACCTGCCCGGCCTGCTGGAGGTGCTGGTCCTCTCCAAGCTGCGCCTGGCCCAGGGCTCGGCCTACGCCATCACCACCATGCTCAACTACGTGCTGATCGGGGTGGGTTCCCTCACCGCCCTGGCCATGCTGGGCGTGCAGTGGGAGAAACTGCAATGGCTGGCTGCCGGCCTCTCGGTGGGTATCGGCTTCGGCATGCAGCAGATCGTCTCCAACTTCATCTCCGGGATCATCATACTGTTCGAGCGTCCGGTACGGATCGGCGACACCGTCACCATCGGCACCATCTCGGGCACGGTCAACAAGATCCGCATCCGCTCCACCACCCTCACCGACTTCGATCGCAAGGAGGTGATCATCCCCAACCAGCAGCTGATGATAGAGCGGCTGGTCAACTGGTCCCTGTCGGATACCGTCACCCGGGTGATCGCCCGGGTCGGGGTGGCCTATGGTTCGGACCTGGAGCTGACCCGCAAGCTGCTGATGCAGGCGGCCATGGAGAACAGCCGGGTGTTGAAGGATCCGGCCCCCATCGTCTACTTCCTCACCTTCGGCGCCAGCACCCTGGATCACGAGCTGCGCTTCTTCGTGAGCGAACTCGGGGATCGCAACCCGGCCATCGATGAGCTGAACCGTCGCATCGACGTGCTGTTCCGCGAACACGGCATCGACATCGCATTCAACCAGATGGATGTGCATATCAAGAACGAGCAAGGGGAAGAGCAGAAGGTAGAGTCCCGCAAGAGCCTGCCGCCCGCCCCCAACCGGAGCAGCGATCCCAGCTGA